GTCGCCGACGCCGATGGTGGTCACGTCGGCAACGGAGCTCGTACCGTCGGCCGTGACGAGGAGCACCGACCGCGCGTCGTGAACCTGATGCGCCGCCTCGGCCCCGGTGAGCACCGGATTGAGTGGGTTGACCGTCGCGCCGATCCGCCACGCGGCGAACAGCACGACGACGAGCTCAACCCGGTTGTCCAGCTGGACCGCGACGACATCACGCGGGCCGACGCCGTGGTCGACCAACGCCCCGGCCGCCGCGCTGACGCGGGCGGCGAACTCACCGTTGCTCAGGCTCGCCAGGTCATCGGCGAGCGCCGGAGCGTCGGGGTCGTCCGCGACCCGGTCGTTGGGGAGGTTGGCGAAGTGCATGATGTCGTTCCCGTATGTCTCGATCAGTCGACCGTCACGACCGGGGCCTGTACGAGACCGAGGCCGTGTAGCTGGCCGAGCAGCTCTCGGTGTCCGAACGCCTGGCAGCCCGACGCGAAGCCGACCTTCTTCGGCGGCTGCTGGAGCAGCGAGTACGCCGCGTACGCCTGCAGCATGCCGGTCTGCTTGTAGTTCTCCTTGCCGTGGATGACGACATGCGAGCGCCCCAATGGACCCGACGCGTGGACGGAGTCCATGGACTTGTTGACGCGCGGGTTCTCCCGTGGCGGCATCTCGCTCATGACTTGTGAGGCCGTTTCTGCGAGCGCAGCGTACTTCTGCTCGACGCCCATGCCTTCGGTCGCTTGGATGGCGCCGGACACGATCTGCGGAACCGCGAGCATGAGTCCGCGGTTGAACACCCCGCCGAGCGCTCGCACGTTGGCGACCCGCGGGTCCTTGCGGTACCAGACCGGATGCGAGGTGCCGCCCCACGGCAGCGCCAGCGCGACTTCGTGCTGACCCGGGATGTTGAGGTGATAGTGCCCGGCCTCCGGGTCGAACGGCACGTACGCGTTCTGCTCGAGGTAGTGCGCATCGGATAGCGCAGCGTTGAACAGGATGGTCTGAGTCGAGGCGATCGTCGGACTCCCGCCCCAGAAAACCGCGATGTCGAGGGTGTCGAGGCCGGGCTTCTCCAGGGCGATCTCGGCAGCAATCTCGCCGATCGTGTACATCTGCGCCAACCCGGGAGACAGCAGGAGTCCGGCCGCGGCGAAGTCGGCGCCGTACTTCTCGTCGCACGACATGACCCAGTCCTGCTCACCGGTCGTGTCCGCGTAATGCGCACCGGCGGCCAACGACGCCTCGACCACCTCAGGTCCGAAACGGCTGAAGGGGCCGACGGTGTTGAGCACAACCGACGCGCCGGAGAACAGCTTCGTCAGCGCACCGACCTCGTGTTTGGCTTGAACGATCTCGTAGTCGGCGGTCTCGATGCCCGGCACGTGTGCGGCCATCGATCGAGTGAGCTTGTCCTCGTCGCGGCCGGCGGCGAGGAAGGGTACGCCGTACTCGCGGAGGTACTCGCAGATGAGTCGGCCGGTGTATCCGGATGCGCCGTAGACGACGACGGGCTTGTTGCTCATGTTGAGCTCCTTGTTGTTCGGGGGTGCGGAGATGACTGAGCTCGGTGAGTCACATGCCCATGCCGCCGTCGACGGAGAGCGCGACGCCGTTGACGAACGCGGAGTCCTCCGACGCAAGGAAGGCCACCCCGTCGGCGATGTCCTGCTCGGTCGCGAGCCGGCCTGATGGGGTCAGCCCGACCACGGCCGCGACGGCTTCATCGGGCGAGCCGAAGAGCCCGAGCTCGGCGGTGTCTTGAGCAAGTTGCGCACCCATCGCATTGGGTACGAGCCCCGGGCA
The sequence above is drawn from the Nocardioidaceae bacterium SCSIO 66511 genome and encodes:
- a CDS encoding DUF5938 domain-containing protein — its product is MSNKPVVVYGASGYTGRLICEYLREYGVPFLAAGRDEDKLTRSMAAHVPGIETADYEIVQAKHEVGALTKLFSGASVVLNTVGPFSRFGPEVVEASLAAGAHYADTTGEQDWVMSCDEKYGADFAAAGLLLSPGLAQMYTIGEIAAEIALEKPGLDTLDIAVFWGGSPTIASTQTILFNAALSDAHYLEQNAYVPFDPEAGHYHLNIPGQHEVALALPWGGTSHPVWYRKDPRVANVRALGGVFNRGLMLAVPQIVSGAIQATEGMGVEQKYAALAETASQVMSEMPPRENPRVNKSMDSVHASGPLGRSHVVIHGKENYKQTGMLQAYAAYSLLQQPPKKVGFASGCQAFGHRELLGQLHGLGLVQAPVVTVD